TTTGACTGGCGTGGAGGAAAGCGAATTTTCCCCATGTTCCATCCGAGTTTCCTCTTGCGTCACGAATCCAAAGCTCCCGGGTCCCCAAAGTACCTCACCTGGCTTGATATTCAGGAAGTAAAGCGGGTGTACGATCTCCTCCGGGAGAGTACACGGCGAGTATGATATAATAGCAACGAAATACTGAAAAGGGAGGGAGGTACATGAGCTACCTCGAATCCATCAAAGCATTCACAACGGAGCAAGTGGTCAAACTCATCGTGAACTCGCTCCGGAACGTCTCCGACGAAACCATCATCAAACTCACGTACCTTGCAGAGAAGCTCACCCCCATAGAGTACTACCGGGACCAGATCCGGGGGCTCCGCCAAATGTTTGAGGAAAAGCGCCCCCAGATTGTCCTTGCCCGGCGAGTACTCCAAGAGACGCACCCCAATGTTCGGGAAAAGCTCATGGTCAATCTCATCGTGAAGAGCATTCTCCTTGGGGTTCCTAAGCGTCAGAAACTCGAAAAAGAGCTCGGCTGCCAGGTACCGTTCTTCTTCGTTGTCAGTCCCACAATGCGGTGCAACCTCAACTGCTACGGGTGCTACGCTGGCCAGTACCGGAAAGAGAGCGACATGCCGATTGAGCTCCTTGACCGAATCTTCAACGAGGCAAAGGAAATGGGCATGCACTTTTTGACGATTTCCGGTGGAGAGCCTTTCATTCGCGAGGAACACCTGGACTTATTCGAGAAGCATAGTGATATTTGTTTCCAAGTCTACACGAATGGAACGCTCATTGACCGGGAAATGGCCAAGCGCCTAGCCCGCATGGGGAATGTTTACCCCGCCATAAGTGTTGAGGGCTACGAGGAAGAGACAGACGCACGCCGGGGCAAGGGAACCTTCAAGAAAATCATGCAGGCTATGGAAGCACTGCGAGATGAGGGAGTCCTCTTTGGATTTTCTATCACCGCTACACGGTACAACACCGAACTCGTCTCAAGCGATGAATTCATGGACTTCCTCATCAGCAAGGGTTGCAGCTTCGGCTGGTACTTTACCTACGTTCCGGTGGGAAAGAAACCAGATGTGAACCTCATGCCTACTCCGGAGCAGCGAATTCATCTCCGCAACCAGGTTCACCGCCTCCGTTACGAAAAACCAATCTTCATCGGGGATTTCTGGAATGACGGTCCCTATGTTGGCGGATGCATCGCTGGTGGACGGAGGTACTTCCACATCAACAACATGGGAGACGTTGAGCCCTGTGTCTTCTGCCACTTCACCGTGGACAACATTAAGAACAAATCCCTCAAAGAGGTCATTGCCTCTCCCTTCTTCCGGGCTATCCAGGAACGGCAACCCTACGACAACAACCTCATGCGACCTTGCATGCTCATCGACGTACCAGAGGTTCTCCGAGAGGTGGTGGAAAAGTACGGAGCGCGGCCAAGCCATGAAGGCGCAGAAAGCCTCATCACTACCTTGAAGGACGAAGTAGACGCGTACGCCCAGGCCTTCAAGAAACTCGCTGACGAGATTTGGGAGCGGGACTACAAAGGAACCATCTACTACAAGGACTACAAGAGCGAGCGACAGGAGTACCTCCGCAAACTCCAGGAAGAAGCGGAGAAGAACCGCAAGAAAGAGGAAGTTCGAGTGTGACCCAAAGGGCCCTCATGAGGGCCCTTTGGGTTTCAAAACCCGAAAACCGATATCCCTCCGGTAGTACATGCCCTCAAAGTGAATGGATGATGCAGCTTCGTAAGCCCGCCGGTGAGCCTCCTCAAGGTTCTTACCAAAAGCACATACGGTAAGAACCCGGCCTCCATCCGTGTACCATTCATCCCCCTTTCGAATTGTTCCCGAGTGGAAGAGGAGGACTCGATCTTCCGGTCGATTGGCAAAATTCTCGATTCCTTTGATTCGCTTCCCCCGCTCGAAATGCCCTGGATACCCCTGGCTTGCAAGGACAACCCCAAGCATCGCCTCTTCGGAGATTTCCATCTTAACCCTGTGGAGCTTCCCCTCCCAGATGGCAAGGTTCACCTCAAGCCAATCGTTACGTATCCGGGGAAGAACGACCTGGGTTTCCGGATCCCCAAGGCGAACGTTGAACTCAAGAACCCAGGGAGTTTTGTCCTTTCCAATCATGAGCCCCAAGTAGAGAACGCCCCGATAGTAGAGGTTTTCCCGTTCCATACCCTCAAAGAGCGGAATAAGAATTTCCCTTTCAATTCTCTGGAGCACCGCATCATCAACAACTGGAGCGGGGGAATACGCACCCATCCCTCCGGTGTTTGGACCAATGTCCCCCTCGCCAACTTTTTTATGATCCTGAGAGGAAGGAAGGAAAAGGTACGACTGCCCGTCGAAGAGAACCATAACCGTTGCTTCCTCTCCTTCCAAGAAGTCCTCCACCACTATTCGCTCTCCCGAAGATCCAAACTTCTTTTCCACCATGAGCTCGCGAACTGCAAAGGACGCTTCGTCGAAATCCTGAGCAACGTAGACCCCTTTTCCTGATGCAAGTCCATCGGCCTTCACTACCACAGGGAAGCTTCTCCTCCTTTTGAGGGCTTCCAGGGCTTCCCCGGGTTCACCAAAAACGGAAAAGGGAGCAGTAGGGATACCATACCTCTTCATGAATTCTTTGGCAAAGACCTTGCTCGACTCAAGGAGTGCTCCACGCCTGTCAGGACCAATGACGGCCCTCCTTTTGGCGCAGAGGCAATCCACAATCCCTGCCGCTAAGGGAGCCTCAGGACCAACAAGAACAAGGTCGATATCCTTTTCTTCCACAAAATCGACTATCTCCTGAAGAGAGGAAAGAGAAATACATTTCCCGAGAAGCTCCATGCCTCCATTGCCCGGAACGCAGAAAATCTCCTTAACTTCAGGGCTCTGCGCCACTTTCCAGGCTATGCAGTGCTCTCTGCCACCACTTCCCACAACCAGAACACGCATCGTTCAGTCCCTCCTGATAAAGACCTTTCTCCCGCGAACTTCGAGTTTCCCTTCGAGGAAGAGTTTCACCGCCTGAGGGTAAATCTGATGCTCATATTTGAGAATCCGCTCAGCAAGTGTTTCGGGGGTATCGTCTTCAAAAACCGGACAGGTCGCCTGAAGGATAATTGGTCCTGTATCCATCCCCTCGTCCACAAAGTGAACCGTACATCCACTCACCTTAACTCCGTACTCTACAGCCTGCCTTTGAGCCTCAAGCCCCGGAAAGGCCGGAAGAAGGGACGGATGAATGTTCATAATCTTATTCCGAAAGCGCTGCACAATTTCTCTTCCCACGATTCGCATGTACCCCGCAAGACAAATGAGATCGGGATTTTCCCGTTCAAGCGCTTCAAGGAGCGCCGCCTCGTAGGCTTTTTTGTTGGGAAATGACTGGTAATCGAGAACAAGGGTTGGAATTCCTGCCTCCTGAGCCCGGCGAAGAGCCGGAGCCTGGGGGTTGTCACTCACCACAAGAGTAATTTCCCCTGGAATGAAGCCACTCCGTGAGGAATCAATGAGAGCCTGGAGATTGGTCCCCCTCCCCGAGACAAGAACGACAATTCTTCCTTTCACCCGAAGGTCACCCCTCTCTCCCCAGGGATAATCTCACCGAAAATGAAAGCCTTCTCTCCCCATTGACTAAGAAGACGAAGGACTGCTTCCACTTCATCCTGAGAAACAACAAGGATGAATCCCACACCCATGTTGAAGACCCGCCACATCTCCTCCTCGGGAACGAGCCCTTTTTCCTGAATGAAGCGGAAAATCCAGGGAACAGGCACCGCTTCCTTTCGAACGTAAGCGCGACAGGAATCAGGAAGGATTCTCGGAAGATTCTCCACAATTCCCCCACCAGTGATATGGGCCATTCCCTTTACCTTAATTTCTCCGAGAAGCGGGAGAACACTCCGTACGTAGATTCTCGTGGGCCGAAGGAGCTCCTCTGCAAGGCTTTTCCCCTCAACCTCAGCATCAAAAGGAATACGAGCATGCTCAAGGACCTTCCGCACTAAAGAAAACCCGTTGCTGTGGAGGCCCGAGGAAGGAAGAGCCACAAGGACATCCCCTGGAGCAATCGTCTTCCCGTCGATAACCTCTTCTTCCTCAACAATCCCTACTGCAAATCCTGCAAGGTCGTACTCACCCTCAGGGTACATGTCGGGCATTTCTGCTGTTTCCCCACCAAGAAGAGTGCATCCTGCCTCTTCACATCCCCGAATGATTCCCGAAAGCACCGCTTCAAACACTGAAGCGTCAAGTCGTCCACAGGCAAAGTAGTCAAGGAAGAACACCGGTTCTGCTCCGACACAGAGGACATCATTCACGCACATGGCCACAAGGTCAATCCCCACCGTATCGTGATGACGAAGCTCAATAGTTAGCAATTTTGAGCTTTGTCCCTACGCCATCGCTTCCTGCAACAAGACAGGGCTTTCGCCATCGGTCACCAACCCGAAAAATCCCTGCAAAACCCCCAATACCTTCTCGAACTTCGGGACGAATCGTCTTTGAGACTTTCTGCTTCAAACGATTGATAACTTCTGCTGCCCTATCAATGTCAACTCCCGCTCTCTTGTAGTCCCACCTCTCGGACATTCCCTTCCTCCTCCCAGATACCTACCCGCTTCAGAATCTCATCCACGTGCTTGAGGTAGTGTCCGTAATCAAAAAGCTTGGACAATTCCTCTTGAGAAAAGTACCGGCAAATTTCCGGATCCCGGGAAAGGACCTCAAAGAAGGTCAGTTCTTCATTGTCCCAGGTCTCCAGGGCGCAACGCTGGA
Above is a genomic segment from Candidatus Caldatribacterium sp. containing:
- a CDS encoding phosphoribosylglycinamide formyltransferase, with amino-acid sequence MKGRIVVLVSGRGTNLQALIDSSRSGFIPGEITLVVSDNPQAPALRRAQEAGIPTLVLDYQSFPNKKAYEAALLEALERENPDLICLAGYMRIVGREIVQRFRNKIMNIHPSLLPAFPGLEAQRQAVEYGVKVSGCTVHFVDEGMDTGPIILQATCPVFEDDTPETLAERILKYEHQIYPQAVKLFLEGKLEVRGRKVFIRRD
- the purD gene encoding phosphoribosylamine--glycine ligase; this encodes MRVLVVGSGGREHCIAWKVAQSPEVKEIFCVPGNGGMELLGKCISLSSLQEIVDFVEEKDIDLVLVGPEAPLAAGIVDCLCAKRRAVIGPDRRGALLESSKVFAKEFMKRYGIPTAPFSVFGEPGEALEALKRRRSFPVVVKADGLASGKGVYVAQDFDEASFAVRELMVEKKFGSSGERIVVEDFLEGEEATVMVLFDGQSYLFLPSSQDHKKVGEGDIGPNTGGMGAYSPAPVVDDAVLQRIEREILIPLFEGMERENLYYRGVLYLGLMIGKDKTPWVLEFNVRLGDPETQVVLPRIRNDWLEVNLAIWEGKLHRVKMEISEEAMLGVVLASQGYPGHFERGKRIKGIENFANRPEDRVLLFHSGTIRKGDEWYTDGGRVLTVCAFGKNLEEAHRRAYEAASSIHFEGMYYRRDIGFRVLKPKGPS
- a CDS encoding radical SAM protein yields the protein MSYLESIKAFTTEQVVKLIVNSLRNVSDETIIKLTYLAEKLTPIEYYRDQIRGLRQMFEEKRPQIVLARRVLQETHPNVREKLMVNLIVKSILLGVPKRQKLEKELGCQVPFFFVVSPTMRCNLNCYGCYAGQYRKESDMPIELLDRIFNEAKEMGMHFLTISGGEPFIREEHLDLFEKHSDICFQVYTNGTLIDREMAKRLARMGNVYPAISVEGYEEETDARRGKGTFKKIMQAMEALRDEGVLFGFSITATRYNTELVSSDEFMDFLISKGCSFGWYFTYVPVGKKPDVNLMPTPEQRIHLRNQVHRLRYEKPIFIGDFWNDGPYVGGCIAGGRRYFHINNMGDVEPCVFCHFTVDNIKNKSLKEVIASPFFRAIQERQPYDNNLMRPCMLIDVPEVLREVVEKYGARPSHEGAESLITTLKDEVDAYAQAFKKLADEIWERDYKGTIYYKDYKSERQEYLRKLQEEAEKNRKKEEVRV